From a single Pseudobutyrivibrio xylanivorans genomic region:
- a CDS encoding glutamate synthase subunit beta, which produces MGKPTGFLDYNRVEAAAVKPLERIKNFNEFHEPLSKEEQQRQGARCMDCGVPFCQSGMTIKGMTSGCPLNNLIPEWNELVYQGNYEMAYKRLHKTSNFPEFTCKVCPGLCEKACTCGLNGDAVSTKENEKAIIEFAYANGLADAKPPQVRTGKSVAVIGSGPSGLAVADQLNKRGHKVTVYERNDNVGGLLRYGIPNMKLEKQVIDRKVKIMEEEGISFIVNANVGADIKAKDLTSKYDAVVLCCGSSNPRDIDAVGRKDAKGIYFALDFLTSTTKCLWANNMKLVEGQYISAKDKDVVIIGGGDTGNDCVGTSIRHGCKSVTQLEMMPKAPDVRAESNPWPQWPLVCKTDYGQEEAIAKFGHDPRIYTTTVKEFKTDKNGNLKSLILVSLESKVDKKSGRRMMVPVEGTEKEIPCQLCLIAAGFLGSEKYVTDAFKVEVDARTNVAASKPNGFATSVKKVFTAGDMHTGQSLVVKAIRQGRDCAREVDEYLMGYTNL; this is translated from the coding sequence ATGGGAAAGCCAACTGGATTTTTAGATTATAATAGAGTTGAGGCTGCCGCAGTTAAGCCTCTTGAAAGAATAAAGAATTTTAACGAGTTTCACGAGCCACTTTCAAAGGAAGAGCAGCAGAGACAAGGTGCTCGCTGCATGGATTGTGGCGTACCCTTTTGCCAGTCAGGTATGACAATTAAGGGGATGACCTCAGGCTGTCCTCTTAACAACCTCATCCCTGAGTGGAACGAGCTGGTTTATCAGGGCAACTATGAGATGGCCTACAAGAGATTGCACAAGACCAGCAATTTCCCTGAGTTTACCTGCAAGGTTTGTCCAGGTCTTTGCGAAAAGGCATGTACTTGTGGCTTGAATGGTGATGCTGTTTCCACAAAGGAAAATGAGAAGGCAATCATTGAATTCGCATATGCGAATGGACTTGCTGATGCTAAACCACCACAGGTTCGTACAGGAAAGAGTGTAGCGGTAATTGGTTCAGGTCCTTCAGGACTTGCTGTTGCTGACCAGCTCAACAAACGTGGTCATAAGGTAACTGTTTATGAGCGTAATGACAACGTGGGTGGACTTCTTCGTTATGGAATTCCTAACATGAAGCTTGAAAAACAGGTTATTGACCGCAAGGTGAAAATTATGGAAGAGGAGGGCATCAGTTTTATCGTAAATGCGAATGTTGGTGCTGATATCAAGGCAAAGGATTTGACATCAAAATATGATGCGGTTGTTCTTTGCTGCGGTTCTTCAAATCCTCGTGATATTGATGCAGTAGGTCGCAAGGATGCAAAGGGAATCTACTTTGCTTTAGACTTTTTGACTTCAACTACAAAATGTCTCTGGGCTAACAATATGAAGCTGGTAGAGGGCCAGTACATTTCTGCAAAGGATAAGGATGTGGTTATCATCGGTGGTGGTGACACAGGAAATGACTGCGTGGGTACTTCAATTCGTCACGGTTGTAAGTCTGTGACTCAGCTTGAGATGATGCCAAAGGCACCAGATGTACGAGCAGAGTCGAACCCTTGGCCTCAGTGGCCACTTGTCTGCAAGACAGACTACGGTCAGGAGGAGGCTATTGCAAAGTTCGGACACGACCCACGAATTTACACAACAACTGTAAAGGAATTTAAGACAGACAAAAATGGAAATCTTAAGTCATTGATTTTAGTGTCACTTGAGTCCAAGGTTGATAAGAAATCTGGAAGAAGAATGATGGTTCCAGTTGAGGGCACAGAGAAGGAAATTCCTTGTCAGCTTTGTCTTATTGCCGCAGGCTTCTTAGGCTCTGAAAAATATGTTACAGATGCCTTCAAGGTGGAGGTTGATGCACGTACTAATGTGGCAGCTTCAAAGCCAAATGGCTTTGCCACAAGTGTAAAGAAGGTATTCACAGCAGGCGATATGCATACAGGTCAGTCTCTTGTTGTAAAGGCAATCCGTCAGGGCAGAGACTGCGCAAGAGAGGTTGACGAATATTTAATGGGCTACACTAATCTGTAG
- a CDS encoding glutamine synthetase family protein produces the protein MSHLSIEDIIEFVEENDVKFIRLAFCDLYGTQKNISIMPQELKTAFEDGINFDSFLILGYSNVEKDLFLKPDPDTLHVLPWRPQSGRVIRFYCDVVYADGTPFSLDYRHFLKDTLKECEEMGFTTRMGLKSEFYLFKTDENGNPTREPFDNGGYLDVAPNDKGENIRREICLTLEEMGISPQSSHHERGPGQNEIDFESADVLTTADNLVTYKNVVENIAARNGAYACFEPKPIEGAPGNGLHIRMANYKGETNLVTEDKDFSESFMAGIINRMRDITLFLNCRADSYNRFGQQEAPKYITWSQQNNSRLFRVPEINGKRKHFILRSPDSCINPYLASAIILQAGMAGVRGKEKLPPALEINSRLLTDDNQSAYLEMLPQTIEEAIECASNSEFIKQSSFADIAKNYIETITASI, from the coding sequence ATGTCTCATTTATCTATTGAGGACATCATAGAATTTGTGGAGGAGAACGACGTTAAATTCATCAGACTTGCCTTCTGCGATTTGTATGGTACCCAGAAAAATATTTCTATCATGCCACAGGAGTTGAAGACTGCATTCGAGGATGGAATTAACTTCGATTCATTTTTGATTTTAGGTTATTCAAATGTGGAAAAGGATTTGTTCCTAAAGCCTGATCCAGATACCCTGCACGTTCTGCCATGGCGTCCACAGTCTGGTCGTGTAATCAGATTTTATTGTGATGTGGTTTATGCTGACGGCACACCATTTTCACTTGATTACAGACACTTCCTCAAGGACACCTTAAAGGAGTGTGAGGAGATGGGCTTCACTACAAGAATGGGACTTAAGTCAGAATTTTATCTCTTCAAAACTGATGAGAACGGCAATCCTACCAGGGAGCCGTTTGATAATGGTGGATATCTTGATGTCGCGCCAAATGATAAGGGTGAAAATATTCGTAGAGAAATCTGTCTTACACTTGAGGAGATGGGAATCAGTCCACAGTCTTCACATCACGAACGTGGTCCTGGACAAAATGAGATTGATTTTGAGTCTGCAGATGTTTTGACTACTGCCGATAACCTTGTTACCTACAAGAATGTTGTTGAAAATATTGCTGCCAGAAATGGTGCCTATGCATGCTTTGAACCAAAGCCAATTGAGGGTGCACCAGGAAATGGTCTTCACATTCGTATGGCAAACTACAAGGGTGAGACAAATCTCGTAACAGAGGATAAGGATTTCTCTGAGAGCTTCATGGCGGGCATTATCAACAGAATGAGGGATATCACACTGTTCCTTAACTGCCGAGCTGACTCCTATAATCGCTTTGGACAGCAGGAAGCACCAAAGTATATTACCTGGTCACAGCAGAATAACTCACGTCTTTTTAGAGTGCCTGAGATTAACGGAAAGAGAAAGCATTTTATTCTACGTTCGCCTGATTCTTGCATTAATCCATATTTGGCTAGTGCAATTATTCTTCAGGCAGGTATGGCAGGAGTGCGTGGAAAGGAAAAGCTTCCACCAGCACTTGAGATTAATTCCAGACTTTTGACAGATGACAACCAGTCTGCATATTTAGAGATGCTGCCTCAGACCATCGAGGAGGCAATTGAGTGCGCATCAAATAGTGAGTTTATCAAGCAGTCATCCTTCGCAGATATTGCGAAGAACTATATTGAAACCATCACGGCATCTATTTAG
- a CDS encoding arabinose isomerase, which translates to MLVNTKAKVGVFSIALGAYLPQFPSLVPEFNKQFEDFKASIPDTVEIIDGGVVTTKEQSQAAGDLFRAADVDLVFMQLLTYATSYNMLPAVKDLDVPVVLVNLQKLKALDYDTAGTAEWLGEAYACGAVGEMVADLNRYGKRSAVITGVVEGGDAAVAKEIDQWCRAAQCRRRFRETNLAQIGRPYPGMMDLYIDESNLYRRMHVYTKQFDWEKIWAIADDITDEAAIKAKADDILDTFEVVGGVDEEKLHEMAKYVVAFEQWVKDEKLGFVASHYDGFAKGQAGVVDSLLIPAFSMLIKQGTACAVEGDIKVAMAMSILKTIAGSGQLSEMYTIDFNDGVTLIGHSGSGDADFSQAKKPTMKIVDVFHGKTGGGYLTQFYPPEGDITYLAITQDGEGHFKFVCAEGVNVPGKILQNGDTMMRTEFAISPAEFVTKWSEAGPTHHFAAAIGRHIDTILKVAKVFDVPVEIITR; encoded by the coding sequence ATGTTAGTTAATACAAAGGCTAAAGTGGGAGTTTTTTCAATAGCTCTGGGTGCTTACTTACCACAGTTCCCAAGCTTGGTACCAGAGTTCAATAAGCAATTCGAGGATTTCAAAGCGTCAATCCCTGACACAGTTGAAATCATCGATGGTGGTGTGGTAACCACAAAGGAGCAGTCACAGGCAGCAGGTGATTTATTTAGAGCAGCAGATGTAGATTTGGTTTTCATGCAGCTTCTTACATATGCAACAAGCTACAATATGCTTCCAGCAGTAAAGGATCTTGATGTTCCTGTTGTTCTTGTAAATCTTCAGAAGCTTAAGGCTCTTGATTATGATACAGCAGGCACAGCAGAGTGGCTTGGAGAGGCATACGCTTGTGGTGCTGTAGGCGAAATGGTTGCAGATTTAAATCGTTACGGCAAGCGTTCAGCTGTAATTACAGGTGTAGTTGAAGGCGGTGATGCAGCGGTAGCTAAGGAGATTGACCAGTGGTGTAGAGCTGCTCAGTGTCGTAGAAGATTTAGAGAGACAAATCTTGCACAGATTGGCCGTCCATACCCAGGTATGATGGACCTTTACATTGATGAGTCAAATCTTTACAGAAGAATGCACGTATATACGAAGCAGTTCGATTGGGAAAAGATTTGGGCTATTGCAGATGATATTACAGACGAGGCTGCTATCAAGGCAAAGGCTGATGATATCCTTGATACCTTTGAGGTAGTTGGCGGTGTTGATGAGGAGAAGCTCCACGAGATGGCAAAATACGTTGTTGCCTTCGAACAGTGGGTTAAGGACGAGAAGCTTGGATTTGTTGCATCTCACTATGATGGATTTGCAAAGGGACAGGCTGGTGTAGTTGATAGTCTTCTTATTCCAGCATTCTCAATGCTTATTAAGCAGGGAACAGCCTGCGCAGTAGAAGGCGATATCAAGGTTGCCATGGCAATGAGTATCTTAAAGACAATCGCTGGTTCTGGTCAGCTTTCAGAGATGTACACAATCGACTTCAATGATGGTGTAACTCTCATCGGTCACAGTGGTTCAGGTGATGCTGACTTCTCTCAGGCAAAGAAGCCTACTATGAAGATTGTAGATGTGTTCCACGGAAAGACTGGCGGCGGATATCTTACACAGTTTTATCCACCAGAGGGCGACATTACATACCTTGCAATAACACAGGATGGTGAAGGACACTTCAAATTCGTATGTGCAGAGGGTGTAAATGTACCAGGAAAGATTCTTCAGAATGGTGACACAATGATGCGTACAGAATTTGCAATCTCACCAGCTGAATTCGTAACAAAGTGGAGCGAGGCTGGTCCAACCCATCACTTCGCAGCAGCAATTGGTCGTCATATTGATACAATCCTCAAGGTAGCTAAAGTATTTGACGTACCAGTAGAAATCATTACACGATAA
- the rhaD gene encoding rhamnulose-1-phosphate aldolase codes for MSILDVKFVEGFIRMANDGWEQGWHERNGGNLSYRMKDEDVAAVKEYLKEDGEWKEIGTEVPGLANEYFMVTGSGKYFRNVIIDPEDSIGIIKVDETGTKYQIQWGFVNGGRPTSELPSHLMNLEVKKRVTNGKYRVVYHAHTTNTIALTFVLPLSDEVFTRELWEMATECPVVFPSGIGVVDWMVPGGKDIAVATSKLMEQYDVAIWAHHGMFASGEDFDLTFGLMHTVEKAAEILVKVLSITPNKLQTITPDQFRHLANDFKVELPEKFLFEK; via the coding sequence ATGAGTATTTTAGATGTTAAGTTTGTAGAAGGATTTATTAGAATGGCCAACGACGGCTGGGAGCAGGGCTGGCATGAGCGTAACGGCGGTAACCTTTCTTATCGTATGAAGGATGAAGATGTTGCAGCTGTTAAGGAATACCTTAAGGAAGATGGCGAGTGGAAGGAAATCGGCACAGAGGTTCCTGGTCTTGCAAATGAGTACTTCATGGTAACAGGTAGTGGAAAGTACTTCCGTAACGTTATCATCGATCCAGAGGATTCAATTGGTATCATCAAGGTAGATGAGACTGGCACAAAGTATCAGATTCAGTGGGGCTTCGTAAACGGCGGCAGACCAACTTCAGAGCTTCCATCACACCTTATGAATCTTGAAGTAAAGAAGCGTGTGACAAATGGTAAGTACAGAGTTGTTTACCATGCTCACACTACAAATACAATCGCTCTTACATTTGTACTTCCTCTTTCAGATGAAGTATTTACAAGAGAGCTTTGGGAAATGGCTACAGAGTGTCCAGTTGTATTCCCATCTGGTATTGGCGTTGTAGACTGGATGGTTCCAGGCGGAAAGGATATTGCAGTTGCAACTTCAAAGCTTATGGAGCAGTATGACGTAGCTATCTGGGCTCACCACGGTATGTTCGCATCAGGTGAGGATTTCGACCTTACATTTGGTCTAATGCATACAGTTGAGAAGGCAGCAGAGATTCTTGTAAAGGTTCTTTCAATTACACCAAACAAGCTTCAGACAATTACTCCTGATCAGTTCAGACATCTTGCAAATGATTTCAAGGTAGAACTTCCAGAGAAGTTCCTTTTTGAAAAATAA
- a CDS encoding ANTAR domain-containing response regulator encodes MERALIVCDNDKGTAFYKSFLKENGFIDMMTVESMPTAKRTILDYDFDICLINLPICGSNSTEHVIDIAEKNVCQIILLVKADYFEEITDQVADYGIITVSKPINKQLFWQALKAAMAAQRRIGMAHKESVKLEKKLEELKTVSRAKLLLIVNDGMTEEEAHKYLERNAMDLRISRYQMALGVIEKYEK; translated from the coding sequence ATGGAACGAGCATTAATTGTCTGCGATAACGACAAGGGAACAGCCTTCTATAAATCCTTTCTCAAGGAAAATGGTTTTATAGACATGATGACAGTGGAAAGTATGCCCACTGCCAAACGAACTATTTTGGATTACGACTTTGATATCTGCCTGATTAATTTGCCTATCTGCGGAAGCAATTCCACAGAGCATGTTATCGATATTGCGGAGAAGAATGTCTGCCAGATTATTCTTTTGGTGAAGGCGGACTACTTTGAAGAGATAACAGATCAGGTGGCTGATTATGGCATTATCACTGTCTCAAAGCCAATCAACAAGCAACTGTTTTGGCAGGCTCTTAAAGCGGCTATGGCTGCGCAGCGTCGTATTGGCATGGCCCACAAGGAAAGTGTCAAGCTTGAGAAAAAGTTGGAGGAGCTGAAAACTGTCTCAAGGGCGAAGCTTCTTTTGATTGTAAATGATGGTATGACAGAGGAAGAGGCACACAAATATCTTGAGAGAAATGCCATGGATTTAAGGATTTCCAGGTATCAGATGGCACTTGGCGTCATCGAAAAATATGAAAAATAA
- the gltB gene encoding glutamate synthase large subunit, translated as MENHQMGLYSPEFEHDNCGIGAVVSIKGIKTHQTVSDALKIVENLEHRAGKDADGETGDGVGILLQISHKFFSKVAKEIGINIGDERDYGVGMFFFPAEELKRKQAMKMFEIIVAKENLEFLGWRAVPTKPEILGKTALDCMPTIYQAFIKRPEDCPKGLDFDRRLYVARRVFEQTAEDTYVASLSSRTIVYKGMFLVNQLRLFFEDLLDEDYESAICTVHSRFSTNTNPSWERAHPNRFIVHNGEINTIKGNADKMLSREETMVSQVLEPEMTKITPVCNQAGSDSAMLDNALEFLVMNGMPLPLAVMITIPEPWVKNKAMDQARRDFYQYYSTMMEPWDGPASILFSDGDIMGAVLDRNGLRPSRYYITNDDYLILSSEVGVLPIAEERIRLKDRLKPGKMLLVDTVKGRLIDDDELKATYAARQPYGQWLDSNLAHLAEIKIPNEPVPRYTKEERDRLQKAFGYSYEEIKESILPMALNGAENTGAMGIDVPLAVLSDHHQPLFNYFKQLFAQVTNPPIDSIREEIVTATTIYLGTAGNVLEEKEENCNMLQINNPILTVTDLMKIKSMKVPGLRAETVPITYYKNTSLEKAIEHLYVEVDRVNREGANIIILSDRGVDENHVAIPSLLAVAAVQHHLVQTKKRTSLSVILESGEPREVHHFATILGYGASAINPYLAQETIAELIEKGQLKKDVHAAIDSYNEAVITGIIKIASKMGISTVQSYQGAKIFEAIGISSDVIDKYFTGTISRIGGITLTDIQADVEMQHSKAFDPLGLSVDETLDSRGQHKMRSGAEEHLYNPATIHLLQLSTRTGDYNTFKEYTSLVNKEDAVRNLRGLIDFKYPKKGISIDEVESVDSIVKRFKTGAMSYGSISKEAHETMAIAMNMLHGKSNSGEGGEEEERYTVGPDGLNRCSAIKQVASGRFGVTSKYLVSAKEIQIKMAQGAKPGEGGHLPGKKVYPWIAKTRLSTPGVALISPPPHHDIYSIEDLAELIYDLKNANKDARISVKLVSEAGVGTIASGVAKAGAQVILISGYDGGTGAAPKSSIHNAGLPWELGLAEAHQTLEMNGLRNKVVIETDGKLMSGRDVAIACALGAEEFGFATAPLVTMGCVMMRVCNLDTCPVGVATQNPELRKRFSGKPEYVVNFMRFIAQELREYMAELGCKTVDDLCGRYDLLKLKDVQSKPRLAKVDLSAVVTNPNPYEKISYGKKNVFNFELEKTVDEKILLKKLALAIESESDGEVDVEVSNVNRSLGTLLGAELTRRFGETLNEDSYKVNCHGAGGQSFGAFIPKGLTLRLEGDSNDYFGKGLSGGKLVVYPSKEATYKQDENIIIGNVALYGATSGKAFINGVAGERFAVRNSGATAVVEGCGDHGCEYMTGGRVVVLGTTGKNFAAGMSGGIAYVLDEDATLYKRLNKSMVSLETVTDKYDVLELKEIIAEHVAATGSKKGKEIYDNFSEYLPKFKRIVPFDYKKMMQTIVQMEEKGLSSEQAQIEAFNALCK; from the coding sequence ATGGAAAATCATCAGATGGGCTTGTACAGTCCCGAGTTTGAGCATGACAACTGTGGTATAGGAGCTGTGGTTTCCATTAAGGGAATCAAGACACACCAGACAGTGTCAGATGCTCTTAAAATTGTAGAAAACCTGGAACACAGAGCAGGAAAGGATGCTGATGGAGAGACTGGAGACGGTGTTGGAATTCTTCTTCAGATTTCTCATAAATTCTTTTCTAAAGTCGCAAAAGAGATTGGGATTAACATCGGTGATGAAAGAGATTATGGCGTAGGTATGTTTTTCTTTCCAGCTGAGGAGCTGAAGAGAAAGCAGGCCATGAAGATGTTTGAGATAATTGTGGCAAAGGAAAATCTAGAATTCCTTGGCTGGCGTGCAGTTCCAACTAAGCCTGAGATTTTAGGAAAGACAGCATTAGACTGCATGCCTACAATTTATCAGGCGTTTATTAAGAGACCAGAGGATTGCCCTAAGGGACTTGATTTCGACAGAAGACTTTATGTTGCAAGACGTGTCTTTGAGCAGACTGCAGAGGATACTTATGTTGCATCACTTTCAAGCAGAACAATTGTCTATAAGGGAATGTTTCTTGTAAATCAGCTTAGACTTTTCTTCGAAGATTTGCTTGATGAGGACTATGAGTCTGCTATCTGTACAGTACACTCACGTTTCTCTACCAATACAAATCCATCATGGGAACGTGCCCATCCAAACCGTTTCATCGTTCATAATGGTGAGATTAACACAATCAAGGGTAATGCGGACAAGATGCTTTCACGAGAGGAGACCATGGTTTCTCAGGTTCTTGAGCCAGAGATGACAAAGATTACTCCAGTGTGCAATCAGGCAGGCTCGGATTCTGCCATGCTTGATAACGCCCTCGAGTTCCTTGTAATGAATGGCATGCCACTTCCTCTTGCAGTTATGATTACTATTCCAGAGCCATGGGTAAAGAACAAGGCAATGGATCAGGCGCGCCGTGACTTCTATCAGTACTACTCAACAATGATGGAGCCATGGGATGGTCCTGCTTCAATTCTTTTCTCTGATGGTGACATTATGGGTGCCGTTCTTGATAGAAATGGACTTCGCCCATCACGTTACTATATTACAAATGATGATTACCTTATCCTTTCTTCTGAGGTTGGCGTGCTTCCAATCGCAGAAGAGAGAATTCGACTTAAGGATAGATTAAAGCCAGGCAAGATGCTTCTGGTTGATACTGTTAAGGGAAGACTGATTGATGATGATGAGCTTAAGGCAACTTATGCTGCGCGTCAGCCTTATGGTCAGTGGCTGGATTCAAACCTTGCACATCTTGCAGAGATTAAGATTCCAAACGAGCCAGTGCCTCGCTACACAAAGGAAGAGCGCGACAGACTCCAGAAGGCCTTTGGCTATTCTTATGAGGAAATTAAGGAGTCAATCCTTCCAATGGCTCTTAATGGCGCAGAAAACACAGGCGCAATGGGTATCGACGTACCACTTGCTGTGCTCTCAGATCACCATCAGCCACTATTCAATTATTTCAAGCAGCTGTTTGCACAGGTAACAAATCCACCTATCGATTCAATTCGTGAGGAGATTGTTACAGCCACAACTATTTACCTTGGAACAGCTGGAAACGTGCTTGAGGAGAAGGAAGAAAACTGCAACATGCTGCAGATTAACAACCCAATCCTTACAGTTACAGATTTGATGAAGATTAAATCTATGAAGGTGCCAGGCCTTCGCGCTGAAACTGTGCCTATCACCTATTACAAGAATACTTCCCTTGAGAAGGCTATTGAGCATCTTTATGTGGAGGTTGACAGAGTAAATCGAGAGGGTGCAAATATCATCATCCTTTCAGACAGAGGTGTGGACGAGAACCATGTGGCTATTCCATCACTTCTTGCAGTTGCTGCAGTTCAGCATCATTTGGTTCAGACAAAGAAGCGTACCAGCCTTTCAGTTATTCTGGAGTCTGGTGAGCCAAGAGAGGTGCATCATTTTGCAACAATTTTGGGTTATGGTGCTTCTGCAATTAATCCTTATCTTGCACAGGAAACAATTGCTGAGCTTATTGAAAAGGGACAGCTAAAGAAGGATGTTCATGCGGCAATTGATTCTTATAACGAGGCTGTTATCACAGGTATCATCAAGATTGCATCTAAGATGGGTATCTCAACTGTTCAGTCTTATCAGGGCGCAAAGATTTTTGAGGCTATCGGTATCAGCTCAGATGTTATCGATAAATATTTCACTGGCACAATAAGCCGTATCGGTGGAATCACTTTGACAGATATTCAGGCAGATGTGGAGATGCAGCACTCAAAGGCTTTCGATCCACTTGGACTTTCTGTGGACGAAACTCTCGATTCAAGAGGTCAACATAAGATGCGCTCAGGAGCAGAGGAGCATCTTTACAATCCTGCAACAATTCATCTCCTTCAGCTTTCTACAAGAACAGGAGATTACAATACCTTCAAGGAGTACACCTCACTGGTTAACAAGGAGGATGCAGTTAGAAATCTTCGCGGTTTGATTGATTTCAAATATCCAAAGAAGGGTATTAGCATTGATGAGGTTGAGTCTGTTGATTCAATCGTTAAGAGATTTAAAACTGGTGCAATGAGTTACGGCTCAATTTCTAAGGAAGCCCACGAGACAATGGCTATCGCCATGAATATGCTTCATGGTAAGTCAAACTCTGGTGAAGGTGGAGAGGAAGAGGAGCGTTACACAGTTGGTCCAGATGGTCTCAACCGCTGCTCAGCAATTAAGCAGGTGGCATCAGGTCGATTTGGTGTTACCAGCAAATATCTTGTTTCTGCAAAGGAAATTCAGATTAAGATGGCTCAGGGTGCAAAGCCAGGTGAAGGCGGTCATCTTCCAGGAAAGAAGGTTTATCCTTGGATTGCAAAAACCAGACTTTCGACACCAGGTGTGGCGCTGATTTCGCCACCACCTCATCATGATATTTACTCAATCGAGGATTTGGCTGAGCTGATTTATGATTTGAAGAATGCAAATAAGGATGCAAGAATTTCTGTTAAGCTGGTTTCTGAGGCAGGTGTTGGAACAATTGCTTCAGGTGTTGCAAAGGCTGGCGCACAGGTAATTCTTATTTCAGGCTATGACGGTGGAACAGGTGCTGCTCCAAAGTCATCAATCCATAATGCTGGACTTCCATGGGAGCTTGGTCTTGCTGAGGCACACCAGACTCTTGAGATGAATGGCCTTAGAAACAAGGTTGTCATCGAGACAGATGGAAAGCTTATGAGTGGACGTGACGTTGCCATTGCCTGTGCACTTGGTGCAGAGGAGTTTGGCTTTGCAACAGCTCCACTTGTAACAATGGGCTGTGTAATGATGCGTGTATGTAATCTTGATACATGTCCTGTTGGTGTGGCTACACAGAATCCTGAGCTTAGAAAGAGATTTTCAGGAAAGCCTGAGTACGTGGTGAACTTTATGCGCTTCATCGCACAGGAGCTTCGTGAGTACATGGCAGAACTTGGTTGCAAGACTGTTGACGATCTTTGTGGTCGCTACGATTTGCTGAAGCTTAAGGATGTTCAATCTAAGCCACGTTTGGCAAAGGTTGATTTGTCTGCTGTAGTTACTAATCCAAATCCTTACGAGAAGATTAGCTACGGCAAGAAGAACGTATTTAACTTTGAGCTTGAAAAGACTGTAGATGAAAAGATTCTCCTAAAGAAGCTTGCACTTGCTATCGAAAGTGAATCTGATGGAGAGGTTGATGTTGAGGTTTCAAACGTTAACCGCTCACTTGGAACCTTGCTTGGAGCAGAGCTTACCCGTCGATTTGGCGAGACTCTTAATGAGGATAGCTACAAAGTTAATTGCCATGGTGCAGGTGGTCAGTCCTTCGGTGCATTTATTCCTAAGGGACTTACACTTCGTCTTGAGGGCGATTCAAATGATTATTTTGGCAAGGGACTTTCAGGTGGAAAGCTTGTTGTTTATCCATCTAAGGAGGCAACCTACAAGCAGGATGAGAATATCATCATCGGAAACGTTGCCCTTTACGGTGCAACCTCTGGTAAGGCATTTATCAATGGTGTTGCCGGTGAGCGTTTTGCTGTAAGAAATTCAGGTGCAACTGCTGTCGTTGAGGGCTGTGGTGATCATGGTTGCGAGTACATGACAGGTGGTCGAGTTGTTGTTCTTGGTACAACAGGAAAGAACTTCGCTGCTGGTATGTCTGGTGGTATTGCCTATGTTTTAGACGAGGATGCTACACTTTACAAGCGTTTGAACAAGAGCATGGTTAGTCTTGAGACTGTCACAGATAAATATGACGTCCTTGAGCTGAAGGAGATTATTGCTGAGCACGTTGCTGCAACTGGCTCTAAGAAGGGCAAGGAAATCTATGATAATTTCAGCGAGTACCTGCCTAAGTTCAAGCGAATCGTACCATTTGATTACAAGAAGATGATGCAGACCATTGTTCAGATGGAGGAAAAGGGATTATCTTCAGAACAGGCTCAGATAGAAGCATTCAATGCACTTTGTAAGTAG